The nucleotide window TGGGAGCCCCATGCCTGCGCTGGGTGGTGGCCAACTAGGAGGCCAGATCCTGCCAAGACTCTAGCCAGGGGCTCAAGGCCAAGAGAGGCAGGTCACCGCTGCTGTCTCAGGTAAAAGGTCAGAGAGAGCAGCTGTCTGTTCTCACTTTAGAGGCAACTGTGGCCCAGAGAGGGacactgacttgcccaaggtcacacagcacatgGATAAGATTGAGTGGGGGCTTGTGGGCACCTGGCCAGGCCTTTTTCGGCCACACCCCGATCCTCAGCCGGCTCTGGCTGACTCTTCGTAGGCCAAGGGAGTCCAAGTGTGGCCTGTCCTTCCCACCCCCAGAAGCAGGGAACCCAGTGCCATGAGGCTGCGATGCAGGAGCTGCCGGAAGTTGGGCTGAGTCCAAGGAACGGGAGATGAGCACCCTCCTGGCTTCCagccctccctccagctccactGGGCTACAAACCAGGGACGGCAGCTCTGGGGGCGGGCGAGGGGCCAGGAGAAGCACCCCCTGCAAGTGCAGCCTCAGGTCTGAGGGGGTGCAGACAGGAGCCTGTAAGGAGGAAACGTGAGGAGGCGGCGAGGAGGTGAGGCGCCCACCAGGGCAGAGCGGCCCAGCCTCAGAGGCGCCCGGCGGGGTGGGCAGGCACAGAGGAGGTGCAGCTGCGCCCTTCCTCCCCAGGCCGGGAGGCGGGAGGTGCCAGAGGGGGTGCGGGAGGCAGCAGGCAGGATGCTCTGGGGTGCAGGACCAGGGCACCTGGGTGGAGGGCGCGGGAGGCTGGGACCAGGGCAGCCCCGGGATGGAGGCGGGAGCAGGCGGAGAGGAGACCGGGGCAGGAGCAGAGAGGGAAGAGGCAGGGTGCAGATGAgatccaggaggaggaggaggaggatgaagatGAGGCAGGCCCTCCAGCGGGAAGCGGAGGAGGAGGcggtggtgggagggaggaagggttaGCGGGATCCTGAGATGACCGGGCtgcagagagaaagtgagagaaggGACGGTTATGTAGGTGAGGCGCCAGGCACCGGCTGAGCTACCCTGGTGGGCCCGCCCCCGGCAGGCCCGGCCCCCCGGGTTCTGCAGCTGGCTCCAGCAGGGGGCGGGCAGGAGGCTCCGGCTGGTTAGCAATCACTCTCCTCGGGGGTTGGCTGCACCTTTCTCCTGTGTACCTGCCTCCACCTGCACCTGCTCCACCTGCACCTGCACCTCCTCCTCCTGCCGCTGctcctcccgctgctcctccGCGCTCTGTGGACCAGCCGGCGGACCCAGGGAAGAAAGAGTGGAGAACTAACGCCAGGGCAGGGCCTGCTGGCGGCTGTCCCCTCCGGCCCCCGTCTCAGGGAGGGCGGGTAGGCAAGATGAAGGGGGACCTCAAGGAGGGGGAGGGCTACAGCCAAAGAGGCTGGGGCGTCTTGTCCAGTCCCCTGGGAAGGGACTGGAGAAACCAGGAGAGGACGGGGCCCTGCAGGGGAGGCTCCTGGAGCAGTGTGGCTGCTGTGACGTGCAGCAGGGCTGAGTGACAAGTGGAAGAGGAAGGGGGACAGGGTGTGTGTGGCTGGGGTATCCGTGAGGGGCGCCTGGGAAGGTCTCATTTTAGGAGGGCTGATCCAGAGCAGACAGGAAGCCAGGGAGGGCCCAGGGCAGACAGCACCCAGATCTGGGAGGCCAGCAACAGGCTCTGGCCGCCCAGGTCCTGAGGCTTTGGCCCAGAGAGGCAGGAAAAGCAGGCTCATTCGGCATCCTTAGAGGCAGCACCAGCCACTGGCCccgatgggggtggggtgggcagggcaaGTCACAGGACAGGGAGGCAGACAGCCGGACAGGAAGCTGCAGTTCATGAGTCTCCATCACACAGGGGCAGGCCCCCAGAAGGAGTGGTCTCCCTTCTTCCCAGCACGGCTGGGAAGCTTGCTGCCTGCCCCACTGGCCCTACCAAAGGCCCTCGAGGCGTCCGACCAGCTCTGGGTCCAGGGTGGCAGGACCTCTGCTCGGGCCCCAccccacagctggctggtgctgcCTCAAAGGCCAGGGCAGAAACACAGGGCCAACCCCACAGGGTTCCCAACCCCTCTCCTGCAGAGTGCCTGAGGAGGGGGCATGGGACAGGGGCAGGATTAACAGGCCAGCAGGGGACATCTGCCTGCCCCCGGCAAGTAAACTGGCCATTTGGATCCCAGAAGTTCCAAGCTTGATGACACCACAGAGGGGACATGGTCCACCCCTCTCCCTTCTCAGAGAACACAACCAAGGTGCCCAGAGGGGACACAGAGCAGGGCCCATCATGCCCAGACCCCTAGTTCAGTGCACTCTCCCTCATGCCACGCCACCCTGTGGCCACCATGTGGCCACAATTCAAGTGGCATCTACGTCCCCTCTGCCGCGCCCTCGGGATGGTCCCCAGCCTGGGCCTGGGCACCGGCATGAGCAGACAGGACCCTGGGGGGCGTGGGATGGATGGCGTGGCTGTGATGGGGGTTATGCGTGtgcagcaggagggagagagcagcAGCAGGGATGGCTAGGtggagggcggggggggggaagggggaggaggaggttgGGGGGCTCACCTTGGTCTTGCGGCTGGACTCGGAGCTCAGCCCGTGCGGGGAGCTGTACAGCTCCTTGGACACGACGCACAGGAACTCGGCCTGGTCCTCACTGCCGTAGTTGTAGGAGGAGCCGATGTTCACCAGCTGGAGGGGCAGAGCGTGGGGAGAAGGACGACAGGTCGGGAtggggggcagtggggaggggggTGGACAGCGGCACTGGCACGATACCAACAtgtcctgatcttggacttcccttcAGGCCCATCCCTGGGTTTCCAGAGGACACTTCGGGCCGGAAGTcagtctcctcccccacccccacctatgCATCTGGTCTGTCTGCAGGACCAGCCTCCCCACCTGGCTGGGCCTGATCCCCAGAGGAGGGTGGCAGTATCATTGCTGCTCCTGCCCCGCCAGCCCCGGATCCCACAGGCCACCTTCTGAAGCCAGGCAGAGACCTGTAATGGGCAGGCTGCCCCCGCTGTCTCAGATGCGGCTGAAGCAGCCCCAGAACCAGGTTGCAGGGCGGGGGTTGGCATGGTGGAGCCTCACAGAATATTCTGTTCACTCTTGGAAGCAGAGGTAGAATAGGTTGTCCATTTCTTAGGCCAGAGGGCAAATGACCAGCGGCCCCCAACCTGCCTGTTTGGCCCCTGACAACCCGTGCAATTACCAAAGACCCCTGTAGGCTCTCAAGAGTGGCCCCACCTGGGTTCTGGGGTCTCTAGAAATAACCACAGCCACAAGGCCCCTTCTGGCGGATAAAGGCCATGCACGTGACGGGTCCCCTCAGCCCTCAGGGGCCCTCATCCGGCAGGCAGAGAGAAACATCAGCCCCTTGGGTGGACAAGGCTTGGCGAGGTGGTGACTTGCTGAAGTCCCACAGCCAGGAAGAGGGGAGTGGGGATTAGAATCTGGGATCTCGAGTCCTCTCAGGGGTCTTGTCGACTTAAATCCTTCTAGTAATTTGCATGATGCTAGCCAGCTCCAATGTCTAGAGTCCTACCCTGGGCTAGGGACGTTATCGGTGGTCCTTCTCATCTTCACAACAGTCCTGCAAAGGAAGCACTATTGGCCCACAACACAGattaggagactgaggcccagagaggagacgTGACTTGCCCCAGGTCTCCCGGCACGTCAGTGGTGAGCTTCCTCCGTACTGCCTGGCCGTCCTGGGGGCCCCGGCCTTCTCCCTTCTGGACCTCCACGTGCAAGGGAGCTTGTGGTGGATGCGGATAAAGGGCTAGCCAAACCTGTCTCCTCTAAGGGCAATCTGACCTCGAGTGAACCTGCTGGCTCGTGTCCTCTGGGCACCTGAGAGAGGTGGGACCTCAGCTGTATGACTGGGGCAACCCCGCTTCCGAGAAAAATTGCTCCTGATTGGGAGGAAGTCGCGGTCACTATAAATACCTCATGGGAAGTCACCACTCTGGCCTTCCTGGAATGTGGCAACATTGTAACTGGGCGCGTCCCTTGTGGGGTCCCTGGAAGCTGTGCCCGTGGAATTGTTACAAGAAGTGTTGACCCACGGTGGGCTGCGCTCCCCTATGTGGATCTCGTCTCCTCGCCCCTGAGCTTCTTGGGGGCCAGAGACTCGCTCACACTGCTGTGTAGACCACTGCCCGGTTGCTGGGAGAACTCCCACCCAAGAGGATGCCTGGAGCATCCTGTGGCAAGCGCggcctccagcctctctccttcCTGGTCACTCTGCTGACAGCGTGGCCTCTCCTAGTCTTGTTTAGTTGGACTTGAGAAGACCTCCGGGTGGGGGCTGCCAGAAGGGAGGGCCTGCTCTGCCTGGAGGCTGGCGCGTCCCGGCTGTGGCCCCAGGTCCCGGGCTACCTGCTCGAAGCGCCAGCCGTCGGACATAGTGGAGACCATCTGCGTGAGCTCCTCCTCCTGGCACTGTAGCACGCGGTACACGTGCTTAGGCGGGACCTGCGGGCAGAGGGTGACGTGGCGGGCACCTGTCGGCCCCCAGCTTCTTCTCCTCCCCACCACGTACCCCTagaaggaggggagggcagggagcagggagggaagtTGGAGCCACgttctgagtacctactatgtgccgggcACTCGACATGCATGCTCTCACTTAATCCTTCCCTATGAGTTGTGGGATTTTCACAGAAGCTCAGGGGCAGAAGCTCAGCTgcttgccccaggtcacccagctaaAGAGCGGCAGAGCCAGAACGGGAACACGGGTGATACAagagggaaggcaggaggggctggggggacaTTCTGGGTCACTAACTGAGGCAGGCCCCCCAGGAGACACGGAGCCTCCCCCTTCGATCTCCTGGGGCTGGGAGACGGTACCTCACTACCTGGCCCCCAACCCCCATGTCTCCCCCAGGCAGGCAGAGAGTCTCTCCAGCTCCTCCCACTGACTGGTCCCTTAggcccagggtccaggctcagaaATGCCAGCTCCTCCCGCTTGTCCCGTGCCCACCAGGGGACTGCCTGATCCCTCGACATGGACAGCTTACTAATCCTGCACTGCCCCCCGGAGGGCCCCTGTATCTCCACTCCGACCCCATTTTGCCTGTGAGGAAGGGAAGGGTGGGCAGTTCGCAGCACCTCTGTACTCCACAAGAGGAAATCAAGGTCCAGAGAGGGGTATgattggcccaaggtcacacagcaaacagAGCCGAGACAGGGACAGAACCCAGCGTCCGTCTCCCAGTCTGGGGCTTTGCTGGCAGTCTGGGAGCTAGACAGCCGCCCCTCCCCTTACAGGCTAGCTCGGCCTCCCCAAGGAAAACACTAGTtccccctcccccgcctccctctctctctctctccccgcctccctctccccaccaccccctgCCCTGGCCACGGATGCTGCTCCGCTGCTCCCGACCTGATGATACCTGCGTGACGGTATAGTCCTTCTCCTCCATCCGGTCTTTGATGATGCGGATCAGCGGGCCGATGTTGTAGAACTCCGCCTCCTCCAGGACCCCTGGTGCAGAGATAGCAGCCCCCAGGTCACTCCCACTGCCCCATGCCCCGTTCTCCCCTTGTCCCCTCCGCCTCCAAACCCACCTCCTGCTCCAGTCACTCAAGGGTGACGAACATCTCCGAGTTCAGGGGTCAAGCAAGAGGGAACATTTCCTTCCCTGCATCCCACACTCTCTGTGGAAGGGGCGAGGTGCAGCCACTCGGTCGGCCCTACATCTGTGCTGTGCTGAGCGTGGTGACCCAGTCCCCTAATCTGGGGGCTGCTC belongs to Diceros bicornis minor isolate mBicDic1 chromosome 25, mDicBic1.mat.cur, whole genome shotgun sequence and includes:
- the KCTD17 gene encoding BTB/POZ domain-containing protein KCTD17 isoform X1, producing MRMEAAEAAPPAGAGGWDKWVRLNVGGTVFLTTRQTLCREQKSFLSRLCRGEELQSDRDETGAYLIDRDPTYFGPILNFLRHGKLVLDKDMAEEGVLEEAEFYNIGPLIRIIKDRMEEKDYTVTQVPPKHVYRVLQCQEEELTQMVSTMSDGWRFEQLVNIGSSYNYGSEDQAEFLCVVSKELYSSPHGLSSESSRKTKPGHLRIPLTLPPSHHRLLLRFPLEGLPHLHPPPPPPGSHLHPASSLSAPAPVSSPPAPASIPGLPWSQPPAPSTQVPWSCTPEHPACCLPHPLWHLPPPGLGRKGAAAPPLCLPTPPGASEAGPLCPGGRLTSSPPPHVSSLQAPVCTPSDLRLHLQGVLLLAPRPPPELPSLVCSPVELEGGLEARRVLISRSLDSAQLPAAPASQPHGTGFPASGGGKDRPHLDSLGLRRVSQSRLRIGVWPKKAWPGAHKPPLNLIHVLCDLGQVSVPLWATVASKVRTDSCSL
- the KCTD17 gene encoding BTB/POZ domain-containing protein KCTD17 isoform X2, with amino-acid sequence MQTAGRAMRMEAAEAAPPAGAGGWDKWVRLNVGGTVFLTTRQTLCREQKSFLSRLCRGEELQSDRDETGAYLIDRDPTYFGPILNFLRHGKLVLDKDMAEEGVLEEAEFYNIGPLIRIIKDRMEEKDYTVTQVPPKHVYRVLQCQEEELTQMVSTMSDGWRFEQLVNIGSSYNYGSEDQAEFLCVVSKELYSSPHGLSSESSRKTKSAEEQREEQRQEEEVQVQVEQVQVEAGTQEKARSSQDPANPSSLPPPPPPPLPAGGPASSSSSSSSSWISSAPCLFPLCSCPGLLSACSRLHPGAALVPASRALHPGALVLHPRASCLLPPAPPLAPPASRPGEEGRSCTSSVPAHPAGRL
- the KCTD17 gene encoding BTB/POZ domain-containing protein KCTD17 isoform X3, with amino-acid sequence MRMEAAEAAPPAGAGGWDKWVRLNVGGTVFLTTRQTLCREQKSFLSRLCRGEELQSDRDETGAYLIDRDPTYFGPILNFLRHGKLVLDKDMAEEGVLEEAEFYNIGPLIRIIKDRMEEKDYTVTQVPPKHVYRVLQCQEEELTQMVSTMSDGWRFEQLVNIGSSYNYGSEDQAEFLCVVSKELYSSPHGLSSESSRKTKLLQTRGARM